In Hemicordylus capensis ecotype Gifberg chromosome 3, rHemCap1.1.pri, whole genome shotgun sequence, one DNA window encodes the following:
- the AKAP4 gene encoding A-kinase anchor protein 4, translated as MSQEVDWLHSQAGVCKVDLYNPDGGKDQDRKVICFVDVSSLNIKSTDDTDKDAAGQSKASESCTGLDLGNMQDKEVIVIKDSETPEQSKTEGAVCLFKQGSTEELNVVSWLFDDLQKYACGFQHALTPSGGPQQQKPSAADKMSQNNNNTAFKSSEGQKACSDEVASTVQKLCSLVMQMASKEISENLEDAASKCIRQAIYASKDGKALNPANVSKVASKMVNEAMENAQDPSTKSSQEKIAGKEEGKGGPKKTSLFYGEVCSNQSESIQDEEMKHCQVVHPRRQSARNDCGSFNKGLMVYANKNAKDMTFSFVNATKIHKRQPLPACVVLKRVFLKHTRDVISDLIDSTMKNLHNVTGVLMTDSDFVCTVKKNLFNAGTQKSTEILEAMVLRMYNALMTETKEKGHSLVYSLLKTGCSMDPNAPTMHFASLKGGLSTREKGKQDTGQTSAQRVGETIIKDGISMLRSKAGCKPPDRGCPNKKTEKSNSTTEFLAKDLILTALMLIQQHLLTQYKEPHCESNSSSFGYYEKGGKHGSKTRSSNKCDPQQQEFQKGEIQSALLSIIQKVLQEAGFNVDECEVSKNFKQCSFDERSSRKSSDKHCSSEVDSENMDQINKTFIDQLMESVMKLCMYMTKSPDFVVEECSDDQATYFTARNKGVSTPDSMTCQKPQATGIGKPLVPAGSEVIVNNQCANTSSQNKELQAVLQWMAASHFQVPNLTFMNENDEELKKLPKLADKAAKKGSSVGDILQEVMKYFEKQQVDAAVGNMPRGGLLDWLLANL; from the coding sequence ATGTCTCAGGAAGTGGACTGGTTACACAGCCAAGCAGGTGTGTGTAAGGTAGATCTCTACAATCCTGATGGAGGAAAGGACCAGGACCGcaaagtgatttgttttgtcgATGTCTCCAGCCTGAACATAAAAAGCACAGATGATACAGATAAAGATGCTGCTGGCCAGTCTAAAGCCAGTGAATCTTGCACTGGACTTGATCTGGGGAACATGCAGGACAAAGAAGTCATTGTAATAAAGGATAGTGAGACACCAGAACAGTCTAAAACTGAAGGAGCAGTATGTCTGTTCAAACAAGGTTCAACGGAAGAACTCAACGTTGTGTCCTGGCTCTTCGATGACCTGCAGAAATATGCATGTGGATTCCAACATGCTCTGACTCCTTCAGGTGGCCCTCAACAACAAAAACCATCAGCAGCTGACAAAATGTcccagaacaacaacaatacagcTTTCAAATCTTCTGAAGGTCAGAAAGCATGTTCAGATGAGGTAGCAAGCACTGTTCAAAAGCTATGTTCTTTGGTTATGCAAATGGCAAGTAAAGAGATCTCTGAAAATCTGGAAGACGCAGCCAGTAAATGTATACGTCAGGCAATTTATGCCTCAAAAGATGGAAAAGCTCTCAATCCTGCTAATGTAAGTAAGGTTGCATCTAAGATGGTGAACGAAGCTATGGAAAATGCCCAAGACCCCAGCACTAAATCATCTCAAGAGAAGATTGCAGGCAAGGAAGAGGGTAAAGGAGGCCCCAAAAAAACATCTCTGTTTTATGGTGAAGTATGTTCCAACCAAAGTGAGTCTATACAAGATGAAGAAATGAAGCATTGCCAAGTAGTCCACCCAAGGAGACAGTCAGCTCGCAATGACTGTGGTTCGTTTAACAAAGGACTAATGGTTTATGCAAACAAAAACGCCAAGGATATGACGTTCTCATTTGTGAATGCCACAAAGATTCACAAGAGGCAGCCACTTCCAGCTTGTGTTGTTTTGAAAAGAGTGTTTCTCAAACACACAAGGGATGTCATATCAGACTTAATTGATTCTACCATGAAAAATCTACATAATGTCACGGGGGTCCTCATGACAGACTCTGATTTTGTTTGCACTGTAAAGAAGAACCTCTTCAATGCAGGAACGCAGAAGTCAACTGAGATTTTAGAAGCAATGGTACTACGAATGTATAATGCTTTGATGACAGAAACTAAGGAAAAAGGCCATAGTCTTGTATACTCTTTACTGAAAACAGGATGTTCCATGGACCCTAACGCTCCCACTATGCACTTTGCATCTTTGAAGGGTGGATTATCTACGAGGGAAAAGGGTAAGCAAGACACAGGACAGACATCAGCCCAGAGAGTAGGTGAGACAATAATTAAAGATGGAATTAGCATGCTACGTTCAAAAGCAGGATGCAAGCCTCCAGACAGGGGATGTCCTAACAAAAAGACAGAAAAGAGTAACTCCACAACTGAGTTTCTAGCAAAAGACCTCATTTTGACAGCTTTAATGCTGATCCAGCAACATCTGTTAACTCAATACAAGGAACCACACTGCGAGTCAAATTCATCTTCATTTGGGTATTATGAAAAAGGAGGCAAACATGGTAGTAAAACTCGCAGTTCCAACAAGTGTGATCCACAACAGCAAGAATTCCAGaagggagaaatacaaagtgccctCCTATCAATCATCCAGAAAGTCCTACAAGAGGCTGGCTTCAATGTAGATGAATGTGAAGTAAGCAAGAATTTCAAACAATGCTCATTTGATGAGCGGTCTAGCAGAAAGTCCTCAGACAAACACTGCAGTTCAGAGGTGGATTCTGAAAACATGGATCAAATAAACAAGACATTCATTGACCAGCTGATGGAGTCTGTGATGAAGCTGTGTATGTACATGACTAAAAGCCCTGATTTTGTTGTTGAAGAATGCTCTGATGATCAGGCTACATACTTTACTGCGAGAAACAAAGGTGTATCAACTCCAGATTCGATGACATGCCAGAAACCACAAGCCACAGGTATTGGAAAACCACTTGTGCCTGCTGGTTCTGAGGTGATAGTGAACAACCAGTGTGCCAACACCAGCTCACAGAACAAAGAGCTCCAGGCTGTCCTCCAGTGGATGGCTGCCTCTCACTTCCAAGTGCCCAATCTTACATTTATGAATGAGAATGATGAGGAACTGAAGAAGCTTCCTAAATTGGCTGACAAAGCAGCCAAAAAGGGTTCAAGTGTGGGGGATATTCTGCAGGAGGTAATGAAGTATTTCGAAAAACAACAAGTTGATGCCGCTGTGGGAAACATGCCTCGTGGCGGACTTCTTGACTGGTTGCTTGCTAATCTGTAG